From Nitrobacter sp. NHB1, a single genomic window includes:
- the recF gene encoding DNA replication/repair protein RecF (All proteins in this family for which functions are known are DNA-binding proteins that assist the filamentation of RecA onto DNA for the initiation of recombination or recombinational repair.), translated as MIPSRIRRLSLTHFRNYRAAALETQGNVVVLVGPNGAGKTNCLEAISLLSPGRGLRRATREDIADRRGDGSWAVSAEVEGALGLATLGTGIDAPDSEAASSGRRCRIDREPAGSAAAFGDHLRMVWLTPSMDGLFGGAASERRRFLDRLVLAIDSDHSGRASALERSLRSRNRLLETRNYDGRWCDAVEQETAELAVAVAAMRAQTVTRLAAALEARGAASAFPSARIRLDGWMENALLTEPATAVEDRYRDILRANRARDAAAGRTLDGPHLTDLEVIYAPKDMLAKDASTGEQKALLIGLVLAHAGLVAEMTGIAPLLLLDEVVAHLDPDRRGALFGELKGLGAQVWMSGADPAAFANVGAGSEIFDVDAGRIARRG; from the coding sequence ATGATCCCCTCCCGCATTCGTCGTTTGAGCCTCACGCACTTCCGCAACTACCGCGCGGCTGCGCTTGAGACGCAGGGCAACGTGGTCGTGCTGGTCGGGCCTAACGGCGCCGGCAAGACCAATTGCCTTGAGGCGATATCGCTGCTGTCGCCGGGACGCGGATTGCGGCGCGCCACACGCGAGGATATCGCGGATCGCCGGGGCGACGGCTCCTGGGCGGTTTCGGCCGAGGTGGAAGGTGCGCTCGGTCTGGCGACGCTCGGCACCGGCATCGACGCACCTGACAGCGAGGCGGCGTCGAGCGGCCGGCGCTGCCGGATCGACCGCGAGCCTGCAGGCTCCGCGGCGGCATTTGGCGACCACCTGCGCATGGTGTGGCTGACGCCGTCGATGGACGGCCTGTTCGGTGGCGCGGCGTCGGAACGGCGCCGCTTCCTCGACCGCCTGGTGCTGGCGATCGACAGCGATCATTCCGGCCGCGCCTCGGCGCTGGAGCGCAGCCTGCGCTCGCGCAACCGCCTGCTCGAGACGCGCAACTATGACGGCCGCTGGTGCGACGCCGTCGAACAAGAAACCGCGGAGCTTGCGGTTGCGGTCGCGGCGATGCGCGCGCAAACCGTGACGCGGCTTGCGGCCGCGCTGGAGGCACGCGGCGCGGCCTCGGCATTTCCCTCGGCAAGGATCAGGCTCGACGGCTGGATGGAAAACGCGCTGCTCACCGAGCCGGCGACGGCGGTGGAGGACCGCTACCGCGATATCCTGCGCGCCAACCGCGCCCGCGATGCCGCGGCCGGCCGTACGCTGGATGGCCCGCACCTCACCGATCTCGAGGTGATCTATGCGCCCAAGGACATGCTGGCGAAGGACGCCTCCACCGGCGAGCAGAAAGCGCTACTAATCGGACTCGTGCTCGCCCATGCGGGTCTCGTGGCCGAGATGACGGGAATCGCGCCGCTGCTGCTGCTCGACGAGGTCGTGGCGCACCTCGATCCCGACCGTCGCGGCGCTCTATTCGGCGAACTCAAAGGCCTCGGAGCCCAGGTCTGGATGAGCGGAGCCGACCCGGCCGCGTTCGCAAACGTTGGCGCCGGCAGCGAGATTTTCGACGTGGACGCGGGACGGATCGCACGGCGCGGCTAG